One segment of Oscillospiraceae bacterium MB08-C2-2 DNA contains the following:
- a CDS encoding bifunctional adenosylcobinamide kinase/adenosylcobinamide-phosphate guanylyltransferase: protein MNILIGGGCKNGKSTLAQHLARELAGEKLYYIATMEPVDGEDHQRIARHRREREGWGFETLEQPRHIEKILERSDPAGTFLLDSITSLLAQEMFLPDGSVSQEAGSLVTKGLTQLAQATGHLVMVSDAIYSDARQYDSLTQLYRRELAGVERAMAALCDCVLEVSAGCVIFHKGREALSGFEAIL from the coding sequence CCCTCGCTCAGCACCTTGCCCGGGAATTGGCGGGGGAAAAGCTTTATTACATCGCCACCATGGAGCCTGTAGATGGTGAGGATCACCAACGCATTGCCCGCCACCGCCGGGAGCGGGAGGGCTGGGGCTTTGAAACGCTGGAACAGCCTCGCCACATTGAAAAGATTCTGGAGCGAAGCGACCCGGCTGGTACCTTTCTGCTGGATAGCATCACCTCCCTGTTGGCACAGGAGATGTTTTTGCCCGATGGTTCGGTGAGCCAGGAGGCGGGAAGCCTCGTCACAAAGGGGCTGACCCAGCTGGCTCAGGCCACCGGTCATCTGGTGATGGTATCCGATGCCATTTACTCCGATGCCCGCCAGTATGATAGCCTGACCCAGCTTTATCGCCGGGAGTTGGCGGGGGTAGAGCGGGCCATGGCCGCTCTCTGCGACTGTGTGCTGGAGGTTAGTGCAGGTTGTGTGATTTTCCATAAGGGAAGGGAGGCGCTGAGCGGTTTTGAAGCGATTCTTTAA
- a CDS encoding adenosylcobinamide-GDP ribazoletransferase, which produces MKRFFKGFVMTVGMFSILPVPPLWEDSLMRLMLPLLPLVGLVIGALWMALAYLLEASALHPAMTAALVAVFPYVLTGFIHLDGYMDTSDAVLSRRPLEKRREILKDPHLGAFGAIMLAGLFLLAFAGAWAFIEGGENPLLLLLVPVVSRCGCGAATLALPPISNSGYAYTFQQTAGKQDKLVPVITAIAAGVTAFGLAGPLGAAVVLATAGGFCIAMGCAFRSMKGVSGDLAGFALTVAELCGLWAAAIL; this is translated from the coding sequence TTGAAGCGATTCTTTAAAGGCTTTGTAATGACAGTAGGCATGTTTTCCATTCTGCCTGTGCCTCCCTTGTGGGAGGATAGCCTGATGCGGCTGATGCTGCCCCTTCTGCCGCTGGTTGGACTGGTGATTGGGGCGTTGTGGATGGCACTTGCCTATCTGTTGGAAGCGTCGGCTCTGCATCCGGCCATGACAGCGGCTTTGGTAGCGGTGTTCCCGTATGTTCTGACCGGCTTTATCCATTTGGATGGCTATATGGATACCAGCGATGCCGTGCTTTCCCGCCGTCCTCTGGAAAAAAGGCGGGAAATCCTCAAAGACCCCCACTTGGGTGCGTTTGGAGCCATTATGTTGGCTGGGCTGTTTTTGCTGGCTTTTGCGGGGGCATGGGCCTTTATAGAGGGAGGGGAGAACCCTCTGCTTCTGCTGCTGGTACCGGTGGTTTCCCGGTGTGGCTGTGGTGCGGCCACTTTGGCTCTGCCGCCCATTTCCAATAGCGGCTATGCCTATACCTTTCAGCAAACAGCGGGAAAACAGGATAAGCTGGTGCCGGTGATTACAGCCATAGCCGCCGGTGTGACTGCTTTTGGTTTAGCCGGCCCCCTTGGTGCGGCGGTGGTGCTGGCAACGGCAGGCGGCTTTTGTATCGCCATGGGCTGTGCTTTTCGCTCTATGAAAGGTGTGTCAGGAGACTTGGCGGGCTTTGCCTTGACTGTGGCCGAGCTTTGCGGACTGTGGGCGGCGGCGATCCTGTGA
- a CDS encoding bifunctional adenosylcobinamide kinase/adenosylcobinamide-phosphate guanylyltransferase: MVLIIGGAFQGKREYALGRFGQAEVWNCAPEDTRQPRGAVIVGLEQWLWALIQAGEDVEQTLEQVLPLWADSAVLCEDITGGVVPMDKQERLWREVTGRAMTRLAGEADEVVRLFCGLPTKLK, encoded by the coding sequence ATGGTGCTGATTATAGGCGGAGCCTTTCAAGGCAAGCGGGAATATGCGCTCGGGCGTTTTGGTCAGGCAGAGGTATGGAACTGCGCACCGGAAGATACCCGCCAGCCTAGAGGGGCTGTAATTGTGGGGCTGGAGCAATGGCTCTGGGCCTTGATTCAGGCCGGAGAGGACGTTGAACAGACGCTGGAACAAGTACTGCCATTGTGGGCGGATTCGGCTGTGCTGTGCGAGGATATCACCGGCGGCGTGGTGCCCATGGATAAGCAGGAACGCCTCTGGCGGGAGGTAACTGGCCGGGCCATGACCCGCCTTGCCGGTGAGGCAGATGAGGTGGTGAGGCTGTTTTGCGGATTGCCCACCAAGCTGAAATGA
- a CDS encoding phosphoglycerate mutase family protein, translating into MRIAHQAEMSRIHLIRHGKTRANLEHLYCGRTDLPLCSQGIEELEKLSRAGPYPGADCFFTSGALRTEQTLALTYGVVKSEAILALMEYHFGEFEMKSYEQLKDLSSWQSWALDTNGEVAPPGGESRRAFAARIQAGFEQVVCRLDGQNGAVICHGGVIANLMEAFFPGEKNFYQWQPACGRGYTLVLQKGRPVEYMAL; encoded by the coding sequence TTGCGGATTGCCCACCAAGCTGAAATGAGCCGCATCCATTTGATACGCCACGGCAAAACCAGAGCAAATCTAGAGCACCTTTACTGCGGGCGCACCGACCTGCCCCTATGCTCGCAAGGCATAGAAGAGCTGGAAAAGCTGAGCCGAGCCGGGCCGTATCCGGGGGCAGACTGCTTTTTCACCAGCGGTGCTCTGCGGACAGAGCAGACCCTTGCACTGACCTATGGCGTGGTCAAGAGCGAAGCAATTCTTGCGCTGATGGAGTATCATTTTGGTGAGTTCGAGATGAAAAGCTATGAACAGCTTAAGGATTTATCCTCGTGGCAAAGCTGGGCGCTGGATACCAACGGGGAAGTTGCCCCTCCCGGCGGGGAAAGCCGCAGGGCGTTTGCCGCCCGGATTCAGGCGGGCTTTGAGCAGGTGGTCTGCCGCCTTGATGGTCAGAATGGGGCGGTTATCTGCCATGGCGGGGTGATTGCCAACTTGATGGAGGCATTTTTCCCCGGAGAAAAGAATTTTTACCAGTGGCAGCCCGCCTGTGGCCGGGGGTATACCTTGGTGCTTCAAAAAGGAAGGCCAGTGGAATATATGGCGCTATAG
- the polA gene encoding DNA polymerase I: protein MKLLAIDGNSIINRAFYGVRPLTTKDGLHTNAIYGFLSILQKMLSETKPDGVAVAFDLKAPTFRHKKYEGYKAQRKGMPEELAQQLPLLKELLPYLGYTTVELSGYEADDLLGTLSKSCCQGGNSCVIATGDRDSFQLIGDCVTVRLASTKGGQPQSQFCDEAYIRETYGVEPLQLIDVKALMGDTSDNVPGVAGVGEKTALKLIQEHGTLDAIYEKLEDLDIRPALREKLRNGKDMAYLSRELVTIDRDSPIDTSLASYAVRPADMANAYSLLARLEIFSLMDKLGVYPVEGAVSQPVETKIQCTNREELGAADAAELISRAKALDALFFFEGEEPGGIFVSVQGEGCIERLCFDHELEETAKILLESALPKRVNHIKNLYRYCLRKNISPQNLVFDLEIAAYILNPTATDYSIQRLAGEYQLPYEPDSEKQEELAHHLAQLAVYPALADKLYQTMDENDQLHLFTDIELPLAKVLAHMEHAGVAVDAAGLTEYGQRLDVEIAKYQAEIYSMAGEEFNINSPKQMGVILFEKLGLPAKKKTKTGYSTNADVLEGLMDKHPIIPAILEYRKVAKLKSTYVDGLLKVIEPDGRIHTVFQQTLTRTGRISSTEPNMQNIPIRTELGSELRRFFHAEAGNVLVDADYSQIELRVLTHIAEDENMIAAFKNGEDIHTITASQVFDLPPLFVTPVMRSRAKAVNFGIVYGIGAFSLAQDIGVSVAEADSYIKGYLRTYSGVKQYMEDTIAYATDHGYVKTMLGRRRYLPELSSSNRITREFGKRVAMNTPIQGTAADIIKIAMVRVFDRLQAEGLRSRLILQVHDELIIESPQDEEQQARRVIQEEMEHAISLTVPLDADVGTGQNWLDAK from the coding sequence ATGAAGCTTCTGGCCATTGACGGCAACAGCATTATCAACCGAGCCTTTTATGGCGTGCGCCCGCTGACCACCAAGGACGGCCTGCACACCAATGCTATTTACGGCTTTTTATCCATTTTGCAGAAAATGCTCTCCGAAACCAAACCCGATGGCGTGGCAGTGGCTTTTGATTTAAAAGCCCCCACCTTTCGGCACAAAAAATACGAAGGCTACAAGGCACAGCGCAAAGGAATGCCCGAGGAGCTGGCTCAGCAGCTCCCTCTGCTCAAAGAGCTGCTCCCCTATCTGGGCTATACCACAGTGGAGCTTTCCGGCTACGAAGCGGACGACCTTCTGGGAACTCTTTCCAAAAGCTGCTGTCAGGGCGGGAACTCCTGTGTCATCGCCACGGGAGACCGGGATAGCTTTCAGCTGATTGGGGACTGTGTAACCGTGCGCCTTGCCTCCACCAAGGGCGGACAGCCCCAATCCCAGTTCTGCGACGAAGCCTATATCCGGGAAACCTACGGCGTGGAGCCGCTCCAGCTCATTGATGTAAAAGCTTTGATGGGGGATACCTCCGACAATGTGCCGGGTGTGGCAGGCGTAGGCGAAAAAACAGCTCTCAAGCTGATTCAGGAGCACGGCACGCTGGATGCCATTTACGAAAAGCTGGAGGATCTGGATATCCGCCCCGCCCTGCGGGAAAAGCTCCGAAATGGCAAAGACATGGCTTACCTGAGCCGTGAGCTGGTTACCATCGACCGGGATTCCCCCATTGATACAAGCCTTGCCTCCTATGCGGTGCGCCCAGCGGATATGGCCAATGCCTACAGTCTGCTGGCCCGGCTTGAAATTTTCAGTTTGATGGATAAGCTGGGCGTCTATCCGGTGGAGGGCGCTGTCTCTCAGCCTGTGGAAACAAAAATCCAGTGCACCAACCGGGAAGAGCTGGGTGCCGCCGATGCCGCTGAACTGATAAGCCGTGCCAAGGCGCTGGATGCTCTCTTTTTCTTTGAAGGTGAGGAACCGGGCGGCATCTTTGTTTCGGTTCAGGGGGAAGGCTGTATTGAGCGCCTCTGCTTTGACCATGAGCTGGAGGAAACAGCAAAAATTTTGTTGGAATCGGCTCTTCCCAAGCGGGTCAACCACATCAAAAACCTTTACCGCTATTGCCTGCGCAAAAATATTTCACCCCAAAACCTTGTTTTTGATCTGGAAATTGCGGCCTATATTCTCAACCCCACGGCCACCGATTATTCTATCCAGAGACTGGCAGGGGAATACCAGCTCCCCTATGAACCGGATTCCGAAAAACAGGAAGAGCTGGCTCACCATCTTGCCCAGTTAGCGGTATACCCGGCTCTGGCCGATAAGCTTTACCAAACCATGGATGAAAACGACCAGCTTCATCTTTTCACCGACATTGAGCTGCCGCTTGCAAAGGTTCTGGCCCATATGGAGCACGCCGGGGTGGCAGTGGATGCCGCCGGGCTGACCGAATACGGCCAGCGGCTGGACGTGGAGATTGCCAAATATCAAGCCGAAATCTATTCCATGGCAGGCGAGGAATTCAACATCAACTCCCCCAAGCAAATGGGTGTTATTCTCTTTGAAAAGCTGGGCTTGCCCGCCAAAAAGAAAACCAAAACCGGCTATTCCACCAACGCCGATGTACTGGAAGGATTGATGGATAAGCACCCCATTATCCCAGCAATTCTGGAATACCGCAAGGTGGCCAAGCTGAAATCCACCTATGTGGATGGGCTGCTCAAGGTTATTGAGCCGGATGGCCGTATCCATACGGTTTTCCAGCAGACCCTGACACGCACCGGGCGCATCAGCTCCACTGAGCCCAATATGCAGAACATCCCCATCCGCACCGAGCTTGGCAGTGAATTGCGCCGGTTTTTCCACGCAGAAGCGGGCAATGTGCTGGTGGATGCCGATTATTCCCAGATCGAGCTGCGTGTGCTGACTCATATCGCTGAGGATGAGAACATGATCGCCGCCTTTAAAAACGGCGAGGATATCCACACCATTACGGCCTCGCAGGTGTTCGATCTGCCCCCCTTGTTTGTTACCCCTGTGATGCGCAGCCGGGCCAAGGCGGTCAACTTTGGAATTGTATACGGCATTGGAGCCTTTTCACTGGCGCAGGATATCGGCGTTTCGGTAGCCGAGGCGGATAGCTACATCAAGGGCTATCTGCGCACCTACAGCGGCGTGAAGCAGTATATGGAGGATACCATTGCCTACGCCACCGACCATGGGTATGTGAAAACCATGCTGGGGCGGCGGCGCTATTTGCCGGAGCTTTCCTCCTCCAACCGCATCACCCGCGAATTCGGCAAGCGGGTAGCCATGAACACCCCCATTCAGGGAACTGCCGCCGATATCATCAAAATCGCTATGGTGCGGGTCTTTGACAGATTGCAGGCGGAGGGGCTCCGCTCCCGGCTGATTTTGCAGGTGCACGATGAACTGATCATCGAAAGCCCGCAGGATGAAGAACAGCAGGCCCGCCGGGTGATACAGGAAGAAATGGAACACGCCATTTCCCTCACTGTTCCGCTGGATGCAGATGTGGGAACCGGCCAGAACTGGCTGGATGCTAAGTAA
- the dusB gene encoding tRNA dihydrouridine synthase DusB, protein MKLGKIQLPKTAALAPMAGVGDRAFREICREWGACYVVGEMASSKGMQFHNRKTAQLLALSEAERPAAVQLFGDDPAIMADSARLAMEYRPDVLDINMGCPAPKIAGGGAGSALMKTPELAGEIIAAVCNAVEIPVTVKLRKGWNDQQVNAVEMAIIAQQAGAAAVTIHGRTREQMYTPPVDLSIITRVKAAVSIPVIGNGDVDSAQSAVEMYEATGCDLVMVGRGALGAPWVFEQIRHRMETGEEIPAPPLSVRMEVMLKHISLACAYKGEYVAMKEARRHVGCYVRGLKNAAAYRRQAGTLSRYEELGEFAALILRENQGEEAL, encoded by the coding sequence TTGAAACTAGGGAAAATCCAGCTGCCAAAAACGGCCGCCCTTGCTCCCATGGCCGGTGTGGGGGATAGAGCCTTCCGGGAGATCTGCCGGGAATGGGGAGCCTGCTATGTGGTGGGCGAAATGGCCAGCTCTAAGGGAATGCAGTTTCACAATCGCAAAACAGCCCAGCTTCTGGCGCTTTCGGAGGCAGAGCGCCCGGCGGCGGTGCAGCTTTTTGGGGATGACCCAGCCATTATGGCTGATTCCGCTCGCTTGGCTATGGAGTACCGCCCGGATGTGCTGGATATCAACATGGGCTGCCCCGCTCCTAAAATTGCAGGTGGTGGGGCTGGGAGCGCTTTGATGAAAACCCCGGAGCTGGCGGGGGAGATCATAGCCGCTGTCTGCAACGCTGTGGAGATACCGGTTACGGTTAAGCTGCGCAAAGGCTGGAACGATCAGCAGGTCAACGCAGTGGAAATGGCGATCATCGCCCAGCAGGCCGGTGCGGCGGCCGTGACCATTCATGGCCGCACCCGGGAGCAGATGTATACACCCCCGGTGGATCTTTCGATTATCACCCGGGTTAAGGCGGCGGTGAGCATCCCGGTGATCGGCAACGGCGATGTGGATAGCGCCCAGTCGGCGGTGGAAATGTATGAGGCCACCGGGTGTGATCTTGTAATGGTAGGCCGGGGAGCCTTGGGAGCACCGTGGGTGTTTGAGCAGATACGCCACCGGATGGAAACTGGGGAGGAGATTCCTGCGCCGCCTCTTTCGGTGCGCATGGAGGTTATGCTAAAGCATATCAGCCTTGCCTGCGCCTATAAAGGGGAATACGTGGCTATGAAAGAAGCCCGCCGCCATGTGGGCTGTTATGTGCGAGGTCTTAAAAATGCGGCGGCTTACCGGCGGCAGGCCGGAACCCTGAGCCGGTATGAAGAGCTTGGGGAGTTTGCCGCACTTATTCTGCGGGAAAATCAGGGGGAAGAAGCCCTGTAG